Proteins encoded in a region of the Bacillus sp. T3 genome:
- a CDS encoding FtsW/RodA/SpoVE family cell cycle protein encodes MLKKIIKSYDYSLIIVLVLLSLFGLVMIYSASMVSAVQRYDVPSDFFYQKQKLHLIGALFVFIFMSIFPYKIMKSNQFLGIVVIGSLFGLSLLFIFGHVAGNAQSWFQVGSRSIQPSEFVKIGVIIYLSAVYAKKQSYINEFNHGVVPPVVYLVIVCLLVAIQPDFGTAAIIFSIAAMIIISSGMNIKNIAKLIMIGAVPVIPILLFLRGEIFSETRLSRFEAWADPFAVEQGSGYQLVNSFLALGSGGVNGLGLGQSVQKLGYLPESHTDFIMAVIAEELGIWGVGFVILSLGFIVLKGIYIALKCKDPFGTLLAVGISSMIGIQSFTNLAGISGLIPLTGVPLPFVSYGGSSILQLSFAMGILVNVSMFVNYEQKYKHKESENQAVPSKKRLAETINFPS; translated from the coding sequence ATGTTAAAAAAAATAATTAAATCCTATGATTATTCATTAATCATTGTATTAGTTTTATTGTCGTTGTTTGGTTTGGTTATGATTTATAGTGCTAGCATGGTCTCCGCTGTTCAACGCTATGACGTGCCTAGCGACTTTTTCTACCAAAAACAAAAGCTTCACTTAATAGGAGCATTATTTGTTTTTATTTTTATGTCAATCTTCCCGTACAAAATTATGAAAAGCAATCAATTTCTTGGTATCGTTGTTATTGGTTCTCTATTTGGGCTCTCATTATTGTTTATTTTTGGCCACGTGGCTGGGAATGCACAAAGTTGGTTTCAAGTAGGGAGCAGAAGCATCCAGCCATCAGAATTTGTAAAGATTGGCGTTATTATTTATTTATCTGCAGTCTATGCAAAAAAGCAATCCTATATTAATGAATTCAATCACGGTGTTGTTCCACCAGTGGTTTATCTTGTAATTGTTTGTTTATTGGTTGCGATTCAGCCCGATTTTGGGACAGCCGCCATTATCTTTTCTATCGCGGCGATGATTATTATTTCATCAGGGATGAATATTAAGAATATCGCAAAGCTTATTATGATTGGTGCTGTGCCAGTCATACCAATCCTCCTATTCCTAAGGGGAGAAATCTTCTCGGAAACGAGATTGAGCCGTTTTGAAGCTTGGGCTGACCCTTTTGCCGTCGAGCAAGGTTCAGGATATCAGCTTGTGAACTCATTCTTAGCGCTCGGCTCTGGTGGGGTTAATGGACTTGGCTTAGGGCAAAGTGTTCAAAAGCTTGGCTATTTACCTGAATCTCATACGGATTTTATCATGGCCGTAATTGCCGAGGAATTAGGAATTTGGGGTGTAGGCTTTGTTATCCTATCGTTGGGGTTTATTGTATTAAAGGGGATTTATATTGCACTCAAGTGTAAGGACCCGTTTGGGACTTTGCTTGCAGTTGGGATATCAAGTATGATTGGTATCCAGTCTTTTACCAACCTCGCTGGAATATCTGGATTAATTCCTTTAACTGGTGTTCCGCTACCCTTTGTTAGCTACGGTGGTTCCTCAATTTTACAGCTTTCATTTGCGATGGGGATTTTAGTCAATGTATCAATGTTCGTTAATTACGAACAAAAATATAAACATAAGGAAAGTGAAAATCAAGCAGTTCC
- a CDS encoding peptidyl-prolyl cis-trans isomerase: MEQIVQIKGKVKFPITLDPSVWIFDDRKVDLNTYFQTSPEDREDELTQYKKAISKQWDREIVEGAILPPTVSTEAKFKKQEMLTGTFAISFKPFLTNAVVDENATALIIEMTDKEVELPIKEAYELLLGFSKEGKPLKEDGPVHVYYGDGSNQEQPFKHVIAFKII; encoded by the coding sequence ATGGAACAAATCGTACAAATTAAAGGGAAGGTTAAATTCCCGATAACTTTAGACCCTAGTGTTTGGATATTTGATGATCGAAAAGTTGATTTAAATACATACTTCCAAACAAGTCCAGAGGATCGTGAAGATGAATTAACACAATATAAGAAGGCGATTTCTAAACAATGGGATCGCGAAATTGTTGAAGGGGCTATCCTGCCTCCCACTGTTTCTACTGAAGCAAAATTTAAAAAGCAAGAAATGCTTACCGGCACCTTTGCTATTTCATTCAAGCCTTTTTTAACAAATGCAGTTGTTGATGAAAACGCTACAGCTTTAATCATAGAAATGACAGATAAAGAGGTGGAGCTTCCAATAAAAGAAGCATACGAACTTCTACTTGGTTTTTCAAAGGAAGGGAAACCACTTAAAGAAGATGGGCCTGTACACGTTTATTATGGTGATGGTTCAAACCAAGAGCAGCCCTTCAAGCACGTTATTGCTTTTAAAATCATTTAG
- a CDS encoding YhcN/YlaJ family sporulation lipoprotein, which produces MKYLFTAFTLIMVLVGCNTQNNAADNEKNNLVKVKNSTIQEVDRETGQQVSKHLVDLATGVPNVRDATAVVIGNYAIVGIDVDKNIDRSQVGSIKYSVAESLKNDPHGARAVVIADPDLTARLKEIADDIRAGNPISGIMNELSDISGRLMPEVPGDMLEPKARNGTENPKKGLENQDSKQLEKEQNDQSLNHKD; this is translated from the coding sequence TTGAAATACCTTTTTACAGCTTTTACATTAATAATGGTGCTAGTTGGTTGTAACACTCAGAACAATGCCGCAGATAACGAAAAAAATAATTTGGTCAAGGTAAAAAATAGTACAATCCAAGAGGTTGACAGGGAAACTGGGCAGCAAGTCTCAAAACACTTAGTTGATCTTGCCACTGGTGTACCGAATGTACGAGATGCTACAGCAGTCGTAATCGGTAATTACGCAATTGTTGGAATCGATGTCGACAAAAATATTGACCGGTCTCAAGTTGGTTCGATCAAATATTCAGTTGCAGAAAGTTTAAAAAATGATCCGCACGGTGCTCGTGCTGTTGTCATCGCTGACCCTGATTTAACGGCACGTCTTAAGGAAATTGCTGATGATATCCGAGCAGGGAATCCCATTTCTGGGATAATGAATGAGCTATCTGATATTTCTGGTCGATTAATGCCCGAGGTGCCTGGAGACATGCTAGAACCAAAAGCACGAAACGGAACGGAAAATCCCAAAAAAGGGTTAGAAAACCAGGATTCCAAACAACTAGAAAAAGAACAGAATGATCAGTCACTTAATCATAAGGATTAG
- a CDS encoding YlaI family protein yields the protein MRVKCFICDKIESIDDHSPLAKRLRNRPIHTYMCKPCEDRISENTNKRHASGNFRLYKPVNEEENW from the coding sequence ATGAGAGTAAAATGCTTTATTTGCGATAAAATAGAATCCATCGATGATCATTCACCATTAGCAAAGCGTCTTCGAAACCGACCAATTCACACCTATATGTGTAAACCATGCGAGGATCGAATTTCCGAGAATACAAACAAGCGTCACGCATCAGGTAATTTCCGATTGTACAAACCCGTGAATGAAGAGGAAAATTGGTAA
- a CDS encoding YlaH-like family protein, with amino-acid sequence MNVQEHLSFFAALYQLDKNPEVGTPLLYLTIVALCILVYKLGFAKQLSIGKSILIYLFLALGCTVLTFLGIFLPITEGLVVAALILIIYKVRLHNQKKQDARLG; translated from the coding sequence ATGAACGTGCAAGAGCATTTATCATTTTTTGCAGCTCTGTATCAACTTGATAAGAATCCTGAAGTAGGGACACCGTTATTGTATTTAACGATTGTTGCTTTATGTATTCTTGTTTACAAGCTAGGTTTCGCTAAACAACTATCAATTGGAAAGTCAATTTTGATTTACTTATTTTTGGCTTTAGGTTGTACAGTTCTAACATTTTTAGGTATCTTTTTACCAATAACAGAGGGATTAGTTGTTGCAGCGTTAATTTTAATTATCTACAAAGTCCGTCTGCACAATCAAAAAAAACAAGATGCACGTCTTGGCTAA
- the typA gene encoding translational GTPase TypA: MKLREDIRNIAIIAHVDHGKTTLVDQLLKQAGTFRSNEHVEERAMDSNDLERERGITILAKNTAIQYKDTKINILDTPGHADFGGEVERIMKMVDGVLLVVDAYEGCMPQTRFVLKKALEQNLTPIVVVNKIDRDFARPEEVIDEVLDLFIELEANEEQLEFPVIYASAINGTASVDPDPAKQDENMQSLYDAIVEHIPAPVNNSDEPLQFQVALLDYNDYVGRIGIGRVFRGTINVGQQVALMKLDGTVKQFRVTKMFGFFGLKRQEIQEAQAGDLIALSGMEDINVGETVCPTEHQEALPVLRIDEPTLQMTFVVNNSPFAGREGKFITSRKIEERLRAQLQTDVSLRVENTDSPDAWIVSGRGELHLSILIENMRREGYELQVSKPEVIVRDIDGVRCEPIERVQIDVPEEHTGAVMESIGARKGEMLDMINNGTGQVRLIFNVPARGLIGYTTEFLTLTRGYGIINHTFDSYQPMQPGQVGGRRQGVLVSMESGKASTYGIMQVEDRGTIFVEPGTEIYEGMIVGEHTRENDITVNIVKVKHATNIRSANKDQTSVIKKPRIMTLEESLEYLNDDEYCEVTPESIRLRKKILDKNEREKAAKKKKVAELS; this comes from the coding sequence TTGAAGTTAAGAGAAGATATTCGAAATATAGCCATTATTGCTCACGTTGACCATGGGAAAACAACCCTAGTTGATCAGCTTTTAAAACAAGCGGGGACTTTCCGTTCAAATGAGCATGTTGAAGAAAGAGCCATGGATTCTAATGACCTCGAGAGAGAACGTGGAATTACGATTTTAGCGAAAAATACTGCCATTCAATATAAAGACACAAAAATTAATATTCTTGATACACCAGGACACGCTGACTTCGGAGGAGAAGTTGAGCGGATTATGAAAATGGTGGATGGTGTATTACTCGTTGTTGATGCCTATGAGGGTTGTATGCCACAAACACGTTTTGTATTGAAAAAAGCGTTGGAACAAAATTTAACACCAATCGTTGTTGTAAACAAAATTGACCGTGACTTTGCTAGACCTGAAGAAGTCATTGATGAAGTATTAGATTTGTTTATTGAATTAGAAGCAAACGAGGAACAACTTGAGTTTCCGGTTATATATGCTTCAGCAATTAATGGAACAGCAAGTGTTGATCCAGATCCTGCTAAGCAAGATGAAAACATGCAGTCATTATATGATGCGATTGTTGAGCATATTCCTGCTCCAGTTAATAATAGTGACGAACCTTTACAATTCCAAGTCGCACTTTTAGATTATAATGATTATGTGGGAAGAATTGGAATCGGTCGTGTTTTCCGTGGAACGATTAATGTAGGTCAACAAGTTGCCCTTATGAAACTCGATGGGACTGTAAAACAATTCCGTGTTACGAAAATGTTTGGTTTCTTTGGATTAAAGCGTCAAGAGATTCAAGAAGCACAAGCAGGAGACTTAATTGCATTATCTGGAATGGAAGACATCAATGTTGGTGAAACGGTTTGTCCGACAGAACACCAAGAGGCACTCCCAGTTCTTCGTATTGATGAACCAACTTTACAAATGACGTTTGTTGTTAACAATAGCCCATTTGCAGGTAGAGAAGGGAAATTCATTACCTCAAGAAAAATTGAAGAAAGACTTCGTGCACAATTACAAACAGACGTGAGCCTTCGTGTTGAAAACACTGACTCTCCTGATGCTTGGATTGTTTCTGGACGTGGCGAGCTTCACCTTTCAATTTTAATTGAAAACATGCGTCGTGAAGGTTATGAGCTACAAGTATCAAAACCTGAAGTAATCGTTCGAGATATTGACGGTGTGCGTTGTGAGCCAATCGAGCGCGTTCAAATTGATGTTCCAGAAGAGCATACTGGTGCTGTAATGGAATCAATCGGAGCTCGTAAGGGTGAGATGCTTGATATGATTAATAATGGAACTGGTCAAGTACGTTTAATCTTTAATGTTCCTGCACGTGGATTAATTGGCTACACAACAGAGTTCTTAACGTTAACTCGTGGTTATGGCATCATTAACCATACGTTTGATAGCTATCAGCCAATGCAACCAGGTCAAGTTGGTGGAAGACGCCAAGGTGTACTCGTTTCAATGGAATCTGGAAAAGCATCAACTTACGGTATTATGCAAGTAGAAGACCGCGGTACAATCTTTGTTGAACCAGGTACTGAAATTTATGAAGGCATGATTGTCGGCGAGCATACTAGAGAAAACGATATTACAGTGAACATCGTTAAAGTAAAACATGCAACAAATATTCGCTCAGCAAACAAAGATCAAACATCAGTTATTAAAAAACCAAGAATTATGACACTCGAGGAATCATTAGAATATTTAAATGATGACGAGTATTGTGAAGTAACACCTGAATCAATTCGTTTACGTAAGAAGATTCTTGATAAGAATGAGCGTGAAAAAGCAGCGAAGAAAAAGAAAGTTGCTGAATTAAGCTAA
- a CDS encoding DUF5325 family protein produces MKQIKWLFLLFAIIAAACIAGIGIAVAERSIIGIIACIIATVGAFGLGFSFKKKLLSQH; encoded by the coding sequence ATGAAACAAATTAAATGGTTATTTTTATTATTTGCAATAATTGCAGCGGCATGTATTGCCGGTATTGGAATTGCTGTAGCTGAAAGAAGCATCATCGGCATCATCGCATGCATAATTGCAACAGTTGGCGCGTTTGGTCTTGGTTTTTCGTTTAAAAAGAAATTACTAAGTCAGCATTAA
- a CDS encoding inositol monophosphatase family protein, producing the protein MATWQEIDTYAKKWIKEAGEKIRASFSETLNVQTKSNPNDLVTNMDKETEQFFIEKIKTTFPAHSVFGEEGLGDRPEELSGIVWIIDPIDGTMNFVHQQRNFAISIGIYEQGIGQIGLIYDVVHDELYHAMKGNGAYLNDLKLAELESVEVKEAIIGINASWITENKRIDSEYLARLVKDARGTRSLGSAALEISYVVSGRVDAYISLRLSPWDFAGGKVLLEEVGGIATTLRGEPLNLTGENTVFVSKPGLHQEVLKKYLADGKW; encoded by the coding sequence ATGGCGACATGGCAAGAAATCGATACATATGCGAAGAAATGGATAAAAGAAGCTGGTGAAAAAATACGAGCATCTTTTTCGGAAACGTTGAATGTTCAAACGAAATCAAATCCAAATGATCTTGTTACAAATATGGATAAAGAAACTGAGCAATTTTTTATTGAAAAAATAAAAACGACATTTCCCGCTCATTCGGTATTTGGGGAAGAAGGTTTAGGAGATCGGCCTGAAGAATTATCCGGCATTGTTTGGATTATTGATCCGATCGATGGCACGATGAATTTTGTCCACCAGCAACGGAATTTTGCCATTTCTATCGGGATTTACGAACAAGGAATAGGTCAAATCGGTTTAATTTATGATGTTGTCCATGATGAGCTTTATCATGCAATGAAAGGCAATGGAGCATATTTAAACGATCTTAAGCTAGCAGAATTAGAAAGTGTTGAGGTTAAGGAGGCAATTATCGGGATTAATGCATCATGGATCACGGAAAATAAGCGTATTGATTCTGAGTATTTGGCAAGACTTGTAAAGGATGCTCGTGGAACGCGATCTTTAGGATCTGCTGCCTTAGAGATTTCATATGTTGTTTCTGGCAGGGTTGATGCTTATATCTCATTAAGACTTTCACCATGGGATTTTGCTGGTGGTAAGGTTCTTTTAGAAGAAGTTGGTGGGATAGCGACAACCTTACGTGGAGAACCATTGAATCTAACGGGAGAGAATACAGTATTCGTGTCAAAGCCTGGACTTCACCAGGAAGTGTTAAAAAAGTATTTAGCGGACGGAAAATGGTAA
- a CDS encoding DUF1054 domain-containing protein, with protein sequence MTFSGFTNEDFDLFKIEGLEQRMEALIHTVRPKLDELGSYFAPSLTALTGQEMFAHVAKHARRTKNPPKDTWVAFANNARGYKMLPHFQIGLWESHLFIWFAVIYECPYKEEISKNFITNIEQINRTIPADFVWSKDHMKPEVIGHKQLGQAELKTLLERLNTVKKAEILCGYQIPRSIAVEMNSEALLKQIQFVFETLSPLYKLSAAH encoded by the coding sequence ATGACGTTTTCAGGTTTTACTAATGAGGATTTTGATCTTTTCAAAATTGAAGGTTTAGAGCAGCGAATGGAGGCACTTATCCACACGGTGAGGCCAAAACTTGATGAGTTAGGAAGCTACTTCGCCCCAAGCTTGACTGCCCTAACAGGCCAAGAAATGTTTGCACATGTCGCGAAACATGCCAGGAGAACAAAAAACCCTCCAAAAGATACATGGGTTGCCTTTGCTAATAATGCCCGGGGCTATAAAATGCTACCGCATTTCCAAATCGGACTTTGGGAATCTCATCTCTTTATTTGGTTTGCAGTGATTTACGAGTGCCCCTACAAAGAAGAAATCAGTAAAAACTTCATCACCAATATTGAGCAAATCAATCGTACGATCCCAGCTGATTTTGTTTGGTCAAAAGACCATATGAAACCTGAAGTAATTGGCCACAAACAGCTCGGACAGGCTGAGCTAAAGACTTTACTTGAGCGCCTCAACACTGTTAAAAAAGCGGAGATTCTGTGCGGATATCAAATCCCCCGATCGATTGCAGTGGAAATGAACTCAGAGGCTTTACTTAAGCAAATTCAGTTTGTCTTTGAAACACTCTCACCATTATACAAATTGAGTGCAGCACATTAA
- a CDS encoding UPF0223 family protein, with protein MEYQYPIDLDWSTEEIVDVIKFFECVEKGYESGVNREELLEVYRRFKEIVPGKAQEKKIFDEFEETSGYSSYLIMKKSKESNGMKTIKM; from the coding sequence ATGGAATATCAATATCCGATCGATCTGGATTGGTCAACAGAAGAAATTGTAGATGTGATTAAATTTTTTGAATGTGTAGAGAAGGGATATGAATCTGGTGTAAACCGCGAGGAGCTTTTAGAAGTTTATCGACGGTTTAAAGAAATTGTACCTGGGAAAGCGCAGGAAAAAAAGATCTTCGACGAGTTTGAAGAGACAAGCGGTTATTCTTCTTATTTAATTATGAAAAAAAGTAAAGAATCTAATGGCATGAAAACGATCAAAATGTAA
- a CDS encoding aminotransferase class I/II-fold pyridoxal phosphate-dependent enzyme — protein MSQYETPLFDGLIRHAQKNPVQFHIPGHKKGAGIDPTFRNFIGDNALSIDLINIGPLDDLHSPKGIIKQAQDLAAEAFGADHTFFSVQGTSGAIIAMIMSVCGPGDKIIVPRNVHKSVMSAIVFSGAIPIFIHPEIDEQLGISHGITTEAVEHALERHPDSKGLLVINPTYFGIAADLKKIVDIAHSYNIPVLVDEAHGVHIHFHDDLPLSAMQAGADMAATSVHKLGGSMTQSSILNMREGLVSAKRVQSILSMLTTTSTSYLLLASLDVARKRLATEGTVLVEKTINLAQSIRSRVNQIENILCVGEEILNSKAAYDFDPTKLIISVKDLGITGYAVEKWLRENYNVEVEMSDLYNILCIVTPGDTETEAEILIKALQHLSREFQHSGETIHTKVLLPDIPVLSLTPRDAFYADTESIPIEESVGRIIAEFVMVYPPGIPIFIPGEIITEENIKYIQKNLEVGLPVQGAEDDELKYIRVIEEHRAFK, from the coding sequence TTGTCTCAATACGAAACACCGTTATTTGACGGGCTCATTCGGCATGCCCAAAAAAATCCTGTCCAGTTTCATATCCCAGGACATAAAAAAGGAGCAGGAATTGATCCTACTTTCCGTAATTTTATTGGGGACAATGCACTTTCAATTGATTTAATCAATATTGGTCCTTTGGATGATCTACACTCACCAAAAGGGATTATTAAACAAGCACAAGATTTAGCTGCAGAAGCATTTGGAGCAGATCATACATTCTTTTCAGTACAAGGAACAAGCGGTGCCATTATCGCCATGATTATGTCCGTGTGTGGACCTGGGGATAAAATAATTGTACCGAGAAACGTTCATAAATCGGTCATGTCAGCCATTGTATTTTCTGGTGCTATACCAATTTTCATTCATCCTGAAATAGATGAACAGTTAGGGATTTCCCATGGTATTACAACGGAAGCTGTGGAGCACGCATTAGAACGCCATCCAGATTCTAAAGGTTTACTCGTGATTAATCCTACCTATTTTGGAATCGCTGCAGATTTAAAAAAGATTGTTGATATAGCACATTCTTATAACATTCCTGTTTTAGTTGATGAAGCACATGGAGTTCATATTCATTTTCACGATGATTTACCATTATCAGCCATGCAGGCGGGAGCTGATATGGCAGCAACTAGCGTTCACAAGCTTGGTGGTTCAATGACTCAAAGCTCGATTTTAAATATGCGCGAAGGGCTTGTTTCAGCTAAGAGAGTCCAGTCAATTTTGAGTATGTTAACAACTACTTCCACTTCTTATCTTTTACTAGCCTCATTAGATGTTGCTAGAAAAAGACTAGCGACAGAAGGAACGGTTTTAGTTGAGAAGACGATTAACTTAGCTCAATCTATTCGAAGTAGAGTAAATCAAATTGAAAATATTCTATGTGTAGGCGAGGAAATTCTGAATTCAAAGGCAGCTTATGATTTCGATCCAACCAAGCTAATTATTTCAGTTAAGGATTTAGGTATTACTGGATACGCTGTGGAAAAATGGCTTCGCGAGAACTACAATGTTGAAGTTGAAATGTCCGACCTATACAACATCCTTTGTATCGTGACCCCTGGAGATACTGAAACGGAAGCAGAAATTCTCATCAAAGCACTCCAGCATCTATCAAGAGAATTTCAACATTCAGGGGAAACAATCCATACGAAAGTGCTTCTTCCTGATATCCCTGTATTGTCATTAACACCTAGAGATGCCTTCTATGCAGATACTGAATCTATTCCGATTGAAGAGTCTGTTGGACGAATTATTGCAGAATTCGTTATGGTTTATCCACCTGGGATTCCAATCTTTATCCCTGGTGAAATTATCACAGAAGAAAACATTAAGTACATTCAAAAAAACCTTGAAGTAGGCTTACCTGTTCAAGGTGCAGAAGATGATGAATTGAAATATATTCGTGTCATTGAAGAACATCGTGCTTTTAAATAA
- a CDS encoding GapA-binding peptide SR1P: MGTIVCQSCDMTIDQFEDEKVTVLYAKCQCCNDDKQEKTEH; this comes from the coding sequence GTGGGAACAATCGTTTGTCAATCTTGTGATATGACTATTGATCAGTTTGAAGATGAAAAAGTAACGGTCCTCTATGCTAAATGCCAGTGTTGTAACGACGATAAACAAGAAAAAACTGAACATTAA
- a CDS encoding DUF3055 domain-containing protein translates to MELFGKLYDESEKVKVRFIGFTTESTRYDFGIVYTNLFFGKPLVVCMQTGRSALLDHKDLEDSEYLKSAFNITDDQQAADLIEFFQGAIPGIPFEPQYD, encoded by the coding sequence ATGGAGCTCTTTGGAAAGCTTTATGATGAATCAGAGAAAGTAAAAGTTAGGTTTATTGGATTTACCACAGAATCCACCCGCTATGATTTTGGGATTGTCTACACAAATCTATTTTTTGGTAAGCCTCTCGTCGTCTGTATGCAAACAGGCCGCTCTGCTCTCCTCGACCATAAGGATCTTGAAGATTCTGAATACCTAAAGTCCGCTTTTAATATTACTGATGATCAACAGGCTGCTGATTTAATTGAATTTTTCCAAGGTGCAATACCTGGAATTCCATTTGAACCGCAGTACGATTAA
- a CDS encoding DUF1885 family protein, with the protein MAKNAFIKLVPASAKQDITTAELKAYFEYYKEITAKTGDQLDWNYNGSAFPYEIKEHESSQGKWFYLSSTQDRYYAILLGIDKEVVQNEDGTEKEQTYIQVTLPEKATTGDKGKANEFCKFLSKKLQGELQLFNGRVMYHYPRK; encoded by the coding sequence ATGGCAAAAAACGCTTTTATTAAACTTGTTCCTGCTTCAGCAAAGCAAGATATTACAACAGCAGAACTAAAAGCTTACTTTGAATACTACAAAGAGATTACGGCTAAAACTGGAGATCAGCTTGATTGGAATTATAACGGATCCGCTTTTCCTTACGAGATAAAGGAACATGAAAGCAGCCAAGGAAAATGGTTTTACCTATCTTCAACCCAAGACCGCTATTATGCCATTTTACTTGGAATTGATAAAGAAGTTGTCCAAAACGAGGATGGAACAGAAAAGGAACAAACCTATATCCAAGTGACTTTACCAGAAAAAGCGACTACAGGTGACAAAGGAAAAGCAAATGAATTTTGCAAATTTCTTTCGAAAAAGCTACAAGGTGAACTCCAATTATTCAATGGGAGAGTAATGTACCACTATCCTAGAAAATAG
- a CDS encoding small peptidoglycan-associated lipoprotein, which translates to MTSQIFILRCDKIGLLSQSVKCEYFYFLKNKKSEAAREMKGLPLLLASLLVITSCSNSKDEKIQLPHNVKQIIFFSNDQDYSEEAAYYDALIELKREFPDEIRNMLVISPTNAKPYFQSFHINACPALLVIYNDKVMIRISGQVSKEQIIQPISEILSSEIVKNNNEQ; encoded by the coding sequence ATGACAAGCCAAATTTTTATTTTACGCTGTGATAAAATAGGACTACTTAGTCAATCAGTCAAGTGTGAATATTTTTATTTTTTAAAAAATAAAAAAAGTGAGGCTGCCCGTGAAATGAAAGGTTTGCCGTTGTTACTTGCATCATTGTTGGTGATAACTAGTTGCAGTAATTCAAAAGATGAAAAAATTCAGCTTCCCCATAATGTAAAACAAATTATATTTTTCTCAAATGATCAAGACTATTCCGAGGAAGCAGCATACTATGATGCGTTAATAGAATTAAAAAGAGAATTTCCGGATGAAATAAGAAATATGCTTGTCATATCGCCAACGAATGCAAAACCATATTTTCAATCCTTTCATATTAATGCATGTCCTGCTCTGCTTGTCATATACAATGACAAGGTAATGATCAGGATTAGCGGACAAGTCTCAAAAGAACAAATTATACAACCTATTTCAGAAATTCTATCTAGTGAAATTGTTAAAAATAACAATGAACAATAA